From the genome of Mycobacterium kansasii ATCC 12478:
ACGGCTTCGAGGAGACCACGACGCACTACTCGCCCATTGCGTGGCGGACGGTGACCCACCGCAAGCGGGACATCGGTGTCCGGCCGTCGCTGATTTCTTCCGCGCGCTGATGGCCCGAACAGGATTTCACAGCATATTGGCAGCTGATTCACATTGAACTCACGCCATTAGGGCGCTGACAGCGCACTGCCAGCACAATTGGCACCGCGGACTGCCACACGGCAGTACCGGGGGTCGCCGAGTGCCCGAAAATACCGCGAATCCAGGGATTTTGCGCGCGTCAAGAGTAGCGGTCCGGCCGCAGCCTCGCTAAATTCTCAGCGTTGTCTGGGGTGTTCCCGGTCGCTCCGCTGAAGGTGGTTGCTTCCTGGATCGCGGCACGAAGCATGGGAGGCGCCAATGCTGCATGAGTTCTGGGAGAATTTCACCCACAACCTTTTCAAACCGCTGCTGCTGTTCTTTTACTTCGGGTTCTTGATCCCGATCCTCAAGGTGCGGTTCGAGTTCCCCTACGTGATCTACCAGGGCCTCACCATGTACCTGCTGCTGGCCATCGGCTGGCATGGCGGTGAAGAGCTCGCCAAGATCAAGGCGTCCAGCATCGGAACGATCGTCGGATTCATGGTTTTGGGCTTTCTCCTGAACTTCGCGATCGGCGGACTGGCTTACCTACTGCTGAGCCGCATGAGTTCGATGCGGCGAGTCGATCGAGCGACCGTCGCCGGCTACTACGGGTCGGATTCCGCCGGGACCTTCGCCACCTGCGTCGCGGTGCTTACCAGCGTCGGCATCGCCTTCAACGCCTACATGCCGGTCATGTTGGCTGTCATGGAGATTCCCGGCTGCCTGGTGGCGCTCTACCTGGTGGCACGCCTGCGGCACCGGGGAATGGACGAGGCCGGGTATATGCCCGACGAGCCGGGCTACACCCCCCCGGCCAAGGTCTCACTCGGGCCGGGAACCGCGGCGCGGCCGGCCCGCGGGGAAACTCTCGAAGCCACCAACGACCGCGGAATCGAGCAGGAGTTGGAGCTCTCGCTGGAAAAGCAGGAGCATCCGGACTGGGAGGAAGCCGGGGAAGGCAGCCGCAAGGCATCCCTGTTCTCGCGTGAGCTGCTGCAGGAAGTCTTCCTCAACCCTGGGCTGTGTCTGCTGCTCGGCGGCATCATCATCGGACTCATCAGCGGACTACAAGGAGAGAAAGTCGTCCACGACGATGACACCTTCTTCGTCACGGCCTTCCAGGGCGTACTGGCGCTGTTCCTGCTCGAGATGGGCATGACGGCATCCCGCAAGCTCAAGGACCTGAGGACCGCGGGTCGGGGGTTCATCTTGTTCGGCCTGTTGGCGCCGAACCTCTTTGCGACGCTGGGAATCGTGGTCGCCCACAGCTACGCCTACCTGACCAATAGCGACTTCAAGCCGGGCACCTACGTGTTATTCGCGGTACTGTGCGGCGCGGCGTCCTACATCGCCGTTCCGGCGGTGCAGCGACTGGCGATCCCCGAGGCAAGTCCGACGCTGCCGCTCGCCGCATCGCTGGGTTTGACGTTCTCCTACAACGTCACGATCGGGATCCCGCTGTATATCGAGGTCGCCCGCATGGTCGGGCAGTGGTTCCATACCACCGCGTGAGCGCGGATCATCCCAGCAGCGTGCGCACCACGGCGTCGGCCAGCAATCGCCCCCGGTCCGTGAGGACCAGCCGGTCACCCTCGGTTGCCAGCAACCCGTCGGCCAGCACCACTTTGGCACGCTCTCGTTCGGCGGAATCGAGCCGACTCATCGGCAATCCCTGACGCAACCGGATTTTCAGCAGCACGTCTTCGGTGTGCAACGCGTCGGCTCCGAGCTGCTCGAAGCCCGCCACCGGCAGCGTCGCACCCGCAACCAGCTCCGCGTAGGCGTTCGGATGTTTGACGTTCCACCATCGCGTCGCGCCGACGTAACCGTGTGCACCGGGACCGGCGCCCCACCACTGGCCACCGTCCCAATACCCGAGGTTGTGTCGGCACTCGCCTCCCGGCCGGGCCCAGTTGGACACCTCGTACCACCTCAACCCGGCCGCGGTCAGCCGCGCGTCGGCCAACTCGTAACGATGGGCGAGCACGTCGCCGTCCGGGGCGCTCAGCTCGCCGCGCCGCACACGCCGGGCCAGCGCCGTTCCGTCCTCGACGACCAGGGCGTAGGCCGAAACGTGGTCGACGCCGGCGTCGATCGCCGCCGCTACCGAACGCAGCAGATCATCGTCGGACTCCCCCGGGGTGCCGTAGATCAGGTCGAGGTTGACGTGTTCGAAGCCTGCGTCCATTGCCTCGCGCGCGGCGGCGCTGGCCCGGCCCGGCGAGTGCACCCGGTCCAGGGTGGCCAGCACCCGCGGCGCCACCGATTGCATGCCGAGCGATACCCGCGTGTACCCGGCTGCCCTGATCGCGTCGAAGAACTCCGGCCAGGTTGACTCGGGATTCGCCTCGGTGGTGATCTCAGCATCCGGCGCCAGCGCAAAACAGTCGCGAACCATGCCGAGCAACCTCGTCAGGCGCTCACCACCGAGCAGCGACGGTGTCCCGCCGCCGACGAATACCGTGTTCAGCGTGGGTGCGTCGAGCCGTGCGGCGGCCAGCTCCAGCTCAGTACCCAGAGCCAGCAACCAGGCGTCCGGGTTGACGCCGCCCAGCTCGGCAGGGGTGTAGGTATTGAAGTCGCAATACCCGCATCGGGTGACGCAGAACGGGACATGCACATACAGCCCGAACGGCTGCCCGGGACTGCGCAGCATCCCAGGTAGCTCGACTGGTCGCTCGCGAAGAGTCATGCCAAATCTTCGCACGTGCCGGTGCGCCGCACCGCCTACCCGGTGCCCGTCAGACCCGGCTGGCCCAGCAACGACCCGCCGGCGCCGCCCAGGCCACCGTTACCGTTGGGTGGGCCCAGGCCGCCGTTACCGCCGTTGCCGCCGTTGCCGATGACGACGGCGTCGCCACCGCGGCCGCCGTCACCCCCAGTCGCGCCGGGTGCGCCCTGGCCACCGGCGCCACCGGCGCCGCCGTTGCCGATCAGCCCGGCCTTACCGCCGGCCCCGCCGATTCCGCCGGTGCCGACCGAGGTGAAGCCACCCTGCCCGCCCGCTCCGCCGGAGCCGACGATCATGCCGCCACTGCCGCCGGCCCCGCCCGCCGCGCCGGTGGTGGGCGCGCTGGACAACGAAATCCCGCCGGCTCCACCTGCTCCGCCGTTACCGATTAGCCCACCGGCTCCACCTGCCCCGCCGGCGCCGCCAACGTTGCCGAATCCGCCGGCGCCGCCAGCGCCGCCAAAGCCGCCTACTGCGCCACCGTTTCCGCCCGACCCGCCGGCGCCGCCGTCAAGTGAGCCCTGACCGCCGATTCCGCCGACCCCACCGATGCCGAAAAGTCCAGCGTTGCCGCCGGCTCCGCCACCGCCGCCGGAGCCGAGGGGGTTGTTGACTCCGCCACCTCCCCCCGCGCCACCTGCGCCCCCGGCACCGACCAGGATGCCACCGGCTCCGCCAGCTCCACCCGCGCCGGCGGCTGAGCCGCTCGCTAATCCGCCGACTCCGCCGTGGCCGCCGACGCCGACCAGGCCCCCGGCCCCACCCATCCCGCCGGCACCACCGTTGCCGCCAACATCTCCAAATCCGCCAGCTCCGCCGGCGCCACCAACCCCGCCCAGGACGCCGGCACTGCCGCCCGTTCCGCCGACCCCGGCTTTGCCCACGCCGGCTCCGCCCACACCGCCGTCGCCACCGATGCCGACCAGCCCGCCGGACCCGCCGGCTCCACCATCACCACCGTTGACGGTTTGACCTGTGCCACCACCGCCGCCGAACCCGCCGAGGCCGCCGAGCAACCCGGCGCTACCGCCGCCCCCGCCCTGCCCACCACTGAGTCCTCCGAAACCACCTGCCCCGCCGACACCTCCGGCACCCAGAAATCCTCCGGATCCACCAGCACCGCCGCCGCCGCCGTTAGCCTGTCCGGAGAACCCGCCGGAGCCGCCGGCACCGCCGCCGCCGAACAGTCCCGCGGCACCGCCCGCGCCGCCCACGCCGCCGTCGAAAATTATTGAGAGCCCGCCGTTACCACCCGCACCCCCGGAGCCAAACAACCCGCCGGCACCGCCGGCCCCGCCCTTGCCACCGTTTGTGGTCACACCCAATCCGCCGTTGCCGCCCGCGCCACCGTTGCCGAATAACCCGGCGGGCCCGCCATTTCCGCCGTTTTGGCCGGTGCCACCAGAACCGCCCGCACCGCCATTGCCGATCAATATCCCGCCGGGCCCGCCATTTGCCCCGGTCCCGGGAGCTCCATCGGCGCCGTTGCCGATCAGGGGACGGCCCAGCAGCGCCAAGCTGGGCGCGTTGATCGCATTCAGCAAGCTCGGTGCGGCATTGGCGGCCTCGGCGCTGGCATAGGAGCCCGCGCTCGCGGCGAGATTCTGGACGAACTGGTCATGAAATGCCGAGACGTGGGCGGCAAGCGCCTGATATGCCCGCCCATGTGCTCCGAACACCGCCGCGATGCCCGCCGACACCTCATCGGAACCGGCGCTCAACACCGACGTGGTGGGGATAGCCGCGGCCTGGGCCGCCGCGTTGATTGCCGAACCGATTCTTGCGAAATCTGTTGCCGCCGCATCCACAAGCTCGGGCACCGTCGTCACAAAAGACACCCATACCTCCCGAGGGCTCGTCACGAGTTAGGCCACCCGACGGCACCATCGCTGTCCACCGCCGAGCGTCCGGTACCGGCGATTATTGACTGCGTGACCAGTCCGACGCGGGAGTTCCGCCAATTTGGGAAGTCGCGCCGAACGACTGGTTATGGCTCGCCGCCGTGCCGGGTCGGGCCCAGCTCAGTCGTCGGTGTTACCCGTACAACCCCCGTTTGCCGCCATCAGGGCTGTCAGGATGTGCGTCAGGGAACCTACCGGGCCGTCGCCACGGCTACATGAGCTGCACCTTGGCCATGCGCCTGGCCCCTGAGTCGTCATGATTCGCTCCCCCACATCGATCTGCCCGTCGGGACTGGCGGCCGACGGCAACCCGGAGCCGCCGTTGCCTTGCCACGTCGGCTGGCTGATCTGCAAACCACCGTAAAAACCGTTGCCGGTGTCGGCCGCCCAATTGCCGCCGGACTCACATTGCGCGATGGCTTCCCAATTGACGCTATCGGCATGCGAGCTGCCCGGCGACACGGCGGGCCCCAACATCCACGCGGCGCCCGCGGCGGCCGCCACGGCGAAGACTCTCCGCCCGACCGCGCCGGCGCTGCGACCGGCGCACATCGTCGGTGTCCCGAAACTCATAGCAGCTGCACCTTTCTCGCCATCCAACGACCGTTGAGCTTCACCATCGTCACCTTGATGCGGACGTGGTCGAGTTGAGACCGCGAACTGTCTCGGTTACTTATCGATTCGTCGACGAACATCAAGACGACAACCTTGTCCGGCGTAGCCGACTTCACCGCCGCCGCCACCACAGAGCCGCGCGTATGAACCTGGCGTTGGACCATCTCCTGGCGGAACTGCTGACTGGATTTGCGGTAGGAGTCGTTGAATTCACCGGTCGAGCCGTCCATGATGTCGGCGAAACGGGCGTCGACTGCTTCCGAATCAAGGTTGGTCAGCTTGAGGACGTAGTTCTGCGCCGCGGCGAGTGCCTCCTTGGCAGCGTCATCCTTCTGGTGCTGCTGAAACAGCACCCAACCGCCGAAAACCAGCCCACCCAACGCCGCGACGACGGCCACCGCAACCACGTCGAGCCAGCGATGGTTGGGCCTGGCCGAGCGAGCGGCACCGGCCGCAGCCGTATACCGGCTGACTCTTGGCACCGGTACGCCGTCTTGGGCACCCGGCGTTGCCACTGAACCCTGGCCGGCGAATGTATGGGCCCGACGGGCAACACATTTGGACCTAGACCACATTGCTCACCTAAGGCTTCCCCTGTCACGCTGCTAGCAACGACGGATCGTCGGCGGGTTAGGAGCAAGGAGCTCGTAACCCGGAAACGAAGGCGACAATATTTTCTTAGTGCAATAGTTTCTATAGCGGCCAAATAACGTTTTGGTGGCGATCGCCTGGTCGACCTCGCGACCAGGGCACCAGCAGCCACGCGCCTCCCCGATCACCCGGGGCTCGTGCCCTTGTTTTGCTCACGGTGAGAACAAATCGGACCTGGTCGCGCGGCCGGCAGCGGGCCATGGCAGAATGTCGGCGTGACCGTCGCCCATTCGACCCCGCATCTTGCGCTGGTAATGCGTCGGCACATCGACCTCAAGCGCGTCTGCAGCTGTTGCTGTCGGCCTTGATGTCGTAGACCCAGCCCACCTGTCCCTCCAGCTGGCCACCGGATCTGCGCCTCCCCGTACGAATCGGTGGTTTCCGCGCGCCAAGGTCGGCAATGTTTGTGAAGGAGAACGGCCCAATGACCACAACCCGTCCCGTCAGGCCCCGCAATGAGGGCCAATGGGCGCTGGGAGATCGGGAGCCGCTCAACGCCAATGAGGAGATGAAGAAGGCCGGCAACCCGCTCGATGTCCGGCAACGTATCGAAAACATCTACGCCCAAGGCGGATTCGACAGTATCGACAAGGACGACCTGCGCGGGCGGTTCCGGTGGTGGGGCCTGTACACCCAACGTGAGCAGGGCTACGACGGCACCTGGACCGGCGACGAGAACATCGAGAAGCTCGAGGCCAAGTACTTCATGATGCGGGTTCGCTGCGACGGCGGCGCGATCTCGGCGGCGGCGCTGCGCACGCTGGGCCAGATTTCGACCCAGTTCGCCAGGGACACCGCCGACATCTCCGATCGGGAGAACATCCAATACCACTGGATTGAAGTGGAAAACGTCCCGGAGATCTGGCGGCGGCTGGACGCGGTCGGGCTCCAGACCGCCGAAGCCTGCGGTGACTGTCCGCGCGTGATCTTGGGTTCGCCGCTGGCGGGTGAATCGCTGGACGAGGTGCTCGACCCGACGTGGGCGATCGACGAAATCGTGCGCCGCTACATCGGCCAGCCCGACTTCGCCGACTTGCCGCGCAAGTACAAGACCGCCATCTCGGGTCTGCAGGACGTCGCGCACGAAATCAACGATGTCGCGTTCGTCGGCGTCAACCATC
Proteins encoded in this window:
- a CDS encoding sodium-dependent bicarbonate transport family permease, with the protein product MLHEFWENFTHNLFKPLLLFFYFGFLIPILKVRFEFPYVIYQGLTMYLLLAIGWHGGEELAKIKASSIGTIVGFMVLGFLLNFAIGGLAYLLLSRMSSMRRVDRATVAGYYGSDSAGTFATCVAVLTSVGIAFNAYMPVMLAVMEIPGCLVALYLVARLRHRGMDEAGYMPDEPGYTPPAKVSLGPGTAARPARGETLEATNDRGIEQELELSLEKQEHPDWEEAGEGSRKASLFSRELLQEVFLNPGLCLLLGGIIIGLISGLQGEKVVHDDDTFFVTAFQGVLALFLLEMGMTASRKLKDLRTAGRGFILFGLLAPNLFATLGIVVAHSYAYLTNSDFKPGTYVLFAVLCGAASYIAVPAVQRLAIPEASPTLPLAASLGLTFSYNVTIGIPLYIEVARMVGQWFHTTA
- the hemW gene encoding radical SAM family heme chaperone HemW yields the protein MTLRERPVELPGMLRSPGQPFGLYVHVPFCVTRCGYCDFNTYTPAELGGVNPDAWLLALGTELELAAARLDAPTLNTVFVGGGTPSLLGGERLTRLLGMVRDCFALAPDAEITTEANPESTWPEFFDAIRAAGYTRVSLGMQSVAPRVLATLDRVHSPGRASAAAREAMDAGFEHVNLDLIYGTPGESDDDLLRSVAAAIDAGVDHVSAYALVVEDGTALARRVRRGELSAPDGDVLAHRYELADARLTAAGLRWYEVSNWARPGGECRHNLGYWDGGQWWGAGPGAHGYVGATRWWNVKHPNAYAELVAGATLPVAGFEQLGADALHTEDVLLKIRLRQGLPMSRLDSAERERAKVVLADGLLATEGDRLVLTDRGRLLADAVVRTLLG
- a CDS encoding PE family protein: MSFVTTVPELVDAAATDFARIGSAINAAAQAAAIPTTSVLSAGSDEVSAGIAAVFGAHGRAYQALAAHVSAFHDQFVQNLAASAGSYASAEAANAAPSLLNAINAPSLALLGRPLIGNGADGAPGTGANGGPGGILIGNGGAGGSGGTGQNGGNGGPAGLFGNGGAGGNGGLGVTTNGGKGGAGGAGGLFGSGGAGGNGGLSIIFDGGVGGAGGAAGLFGGGGAGGSGGFSGQANGGGGGAGGSGGFLGAGGVGGAGGFGGLSGGQGGGGGSAGLLGGLGGFGGGGGTGQTVNGGDGGAGGSGGLVGIGGDGGVGGAGVGKAGVGGTGGSAGVLGGVGGAGGAGGFGDVGGNGGAGGMGGAGGLVGVGGHGGVGGLASGSAAGAGGAGGAGGILVGAGGAGGAGGGGGVNNPLGSGGGGGAGGNAGLFGIGGVGGIGGQGSLDGGAGGSGGNGGAVGGFGGAGGAGGFGNVGGAGGAGGAGGLIGNGGAGGAGGISLSSAPTTGAAGGAGGSGGMIVGSGGAGGQGGFTSVGTGGIGGAGGKAGLIGNGGAGGAGGQGAPGATGGDGGRGGDAVVIGNGGNGGNGGLGPPNGNGGLGGAGGSLLGQPGLTGTG
- a CDS encoding transglycosylase family protein, whose translation is MLGPAVSPGSSHADSVNWEAIAQCESGGNWAADTGNGFYGGLQISQPTWQGNGGSGLPSAASPDGQIDVGERIMTTQGPGAWPRCSSCSRGDGPVGSLTHILTALMAANGGCTGNTDD
- a CDS encoding Ms4527A family Cys-rich leader peptide, which produces MRRHIDLKRVCSCCCRP